From Methanomicrobiales archaeon HGW-Methanomicrobiales-1, a single genomic window includes:
- the psmA gene encoding proteasome endopeptidase complex, archaeal, alpha subunit, with amino-acid sequence MQPQYQTGYDRAITVFSPDGRLYQVEYAREAVKRGTTAVGIKAKDGVVLIVDKRVSSKLLEASSIEKIFKIDEHIGVASSGLVGDARALVDRARVECQINRVSYDEPIDVEALSKKLCDHMQTLTQYGGIRPYGTALLIAGVSDGDCRLFETDPSGTLLEYKATGIGIGRPAAMKVFEEEYKPEIEIKDAILLGLKALHSATEGKFDVDTVEIGVTGREIPIFKKMSREEVAVYVGQFKQ; translated from the coding sequence ATGCAACCACAATATCAGACAGGATATGACCGGGCGATCACCGTTTTTTCCCCCGATGGCAGGCTCTACCAGGTAGAGTACGCCAGAGAAGCAGTAAAGCGGGGAACCACGGCAGTAGGTATCAAGGCAAAGGACGGCGTTGTCCTCATTGTTGATAAGCGGGTGAGCTCCAAGCTCCTTGAAGCGTCATCGATCGAGAAGATCTTCAAGATCGATGAGCACATCGGCGTTGCTTCTTCCGGTCTTGTCGGGGATGCACGGGCCCTGGTCGACCGGGCACGGGTCGAATGCCAGATCAACCGCGTCTCCTACGATGAACCTATCGATGTCGAAGCGCTCTCCAAGAAACTCTGCGATCACATGCAGACGCTCACCCAGTACGGTGGCATCCGCCCGTATGGTACGGCCCTGCTCATTGCGGGTGTGAGTGACGGGGACTGTCGCCTGTTCGAGACCGACCCCTCCGGCACCCTGCTTGAGTACAAGGCAACGGGCATCGGGATCGGCCGCCCGGCCGCCATGAAAGTCTTTGAGGAAGAATACAAACCTGAAATCGAGATCAAGGACGCAATCCTCCTGGGCTTAAAGGCACTCCACTCCGCAACTGAAGGCAAGTTCGATGTGGACACTGTTGAGATTGGTGTCACCGGGCGCGAAATCCCCATCTTTAAGAAGATGAGCCGGGAAGAAGTCGCCGTCTATGTGGGACAATTCAAACAGTGA
- a CDS encoding 50S ribosomal protein L37ae, whose translation MASSTHKAKGKVTRSAGRFGCRYGRFVRKRVADIEAVSKALHTCPKCDMLSVQRRGTGIWECRKCGFKFAGGSYVPQTPAMKIAKRAIERTIAEHRIK comes from the coding sequence ATGGCAAGCTCCACACATAAAGCAAAAGGAAAAGTGACAAGAAGTGCCGGTCGTTTTGGCTGCCGGTACGGTAGATTTGTACGTAAGCGAGTAGCAGATATTGAAGCTGTTTCAAAAGCACTTCACACCTGTCCGAAATGTGACATGCTGTCTGTCCAGCGCCGGGGAACCGGTATCTGGGAATGCCGCAAGTGCGGGTTCAAGTTTGCCGGTGGTTCCTATGTGCCGCAGACGCCGGCTATGAAGATTGCCAAGCGGGCAATTGAAAGAACCATTGCTGAACACAGGATTAAATAA
- a CDS encoding nascent polypeptide-associated complex protein → MLPGNINPRQMKAMMKKLGMNVEPIEDVQSIIIKTPKGNYIFDSAEVSAMTMQGSTTYQVTGDIRFEPATAEIPKEDITMVASSANVSEERAKEALVATKGDIAEAIMRLSSS, encoded by the coding sequence ATGCTTCCGGGAAATATCAATCCACGCCAGATGAAGGCGATGATGAAGAAGCTCGGCATGAATGTCGAGCCGATTGAAGACGTGCAGAGTATTATCATCAAGACACCAAAGGGCAACTACATCTTCGATTCAGCCGAAGTGTCTGCGATGACCATGCAGGGATCCACCACGTACCAGGTTACCGGGGATATCCGGTTCGAACCGGCAACAGCCGAGATCCCAAAAGAGGATATCACGATGGTGGCATCATCGGCAAACGTGTCTGAAGAGAGGGCTAAAGAAGCTCTCGTGGCGACCAAGGGCGATATCGCTGAAGCGATCATGCGCCTCTCCAGCTCATGA
- a CDS encoding ribonuclease P yields the protein MKITDAAVYPYPLGDASVRRLALQAAALGFDSIVAADAPPGTYEGVEVRSGLMIRDVPVKDVISAVKRYRDSGRVISVNASNNSFNRAAIGVKGVHILRGIQNADKTAFDHVAAKMAADNRVAVDIDLSPIIMGRSVARQRAIHRYMDIMVLEQRFEFPITLSTHARSLLDMRNVRDVAGLCSLIGMDVPDVERALAGVGTVLTPIEPSVRVIA from the coding sequence ATGAAGATCACCGATGCCGCTGTATATCCGTACCCTCTGGGAGATGCATCGGTCCGCAGGCTTGCGCTCCAGGCAGCAGCGCTCGGGTTTGACAGCATTGTCGCCGCTGACGCACCACCCGGCACGTACGAGGGAGTCGAGGTGCGTTCGGGACTGATGATCCGCGATGTCCCGGTTAAGGACGTTATCTCGGCCGTGAAACGGTACAGGGATTCCGGCCGGGTGATCTCGGTCAATGCCTCAAACAACAGCTTCAACCGGGCCGCTATCGGGGTCAAAGGAGTCCATATACTTCGCGGCATCCAGAACGCGGACAAGACCGCATTCGATCACGTGGCGGCAAAGATGGCAGCCGATAACCGGGTGGCAGTCGACATCGACCTCTCCCCCATCATCATGGGAAGGAGTGTCGCACGGCAGCGGGCGATCCACCGGTACATGGACATCATGGTGCTGGAGCAGCGCTTCGAATTCCCGATCACACTGTCAACGCATGCCCGTTCCCTTCTCGATATGCGGAATGTCCGGGATGTTGCAGGGCTCTGTAGTCTCATTGGCATGGATGTACCGGATGTTGAACGTGCTCTTGCCGGTGTCGGGACCGTCCTGACCCCTATTGAGCCGAGCGTGCGGGTGATCGCATGA
- a CDS encoding bifunctional ADP-dependent NAD(P)H-hydrate dehydratase/NAD(P)H-hydrate epimerase, whose translation MKPFTFDGYPEEGITSPARMRAVDKNAIALGVTELQLMESAGRALAEMVRATSPARVLVLCGKGNNGGDGMVAARHLQHGVDTDVCYLDNGKRSAACEHQLAALKHSRVGMHPFTCRDDLDALCSLFDKADVIVDALLGIGASGELQEPLKTCVDLANASHAKIIAADVPTPGMRADRICAFHRAKVAGSTVIDIGIPIEAECFVGPGDLTLLQPRKDKAHKGVGGEVLVIGGGPYQGAPYLAGLGALRAGADIVRIASPVFEPVPDLIFERLDGKKIGEEHIERLIALAERADVVVCGNGLGTESHAVVTAIAPHCKRAVFDAEALRLPLPAAKGETIYTPHAGEFTRITGKTLPADTIGRATIARSAGIRGTVLLKGHIDVITDGTQVRFNRTGNPAMTVGGTGDVLAGIAGALLCHLPAFDAACIAAYVNGRAGERVAAERGGGMLASDLVDRIPAELFKNSTQAE comes from the coding sequence ATGAAGCCGTTTACGTTCGATGGGTATCCGGAGGAAGGCATCACCAGCCCGGCCCGGATGCGTGCGGTGGATAAAAATGCCATTGCGCTCGGGGTTACGGAGCTCCAGCTGATGGAGAGTGCCGGTCGGGCGCTTGCGGAGATGGTCCGTGCCACCTCGCCTGCCCGGGTGCTCGTGCTCTGCGGGAAAGGCAACAATGGCGGGGACGGGATGGTTGCTGCCCGGCACCTCCAGCACGGGGTCGATACCGATGTCTGTTATCTTGATAATGGGAAGCGGAGCGCTGCCTGCGAGCACCAGCTTGCCGCACTGAAACATTCCCGGGTCGGCATGCACCCGTTCACCTGCCGGGACGATCTTGATGCTTTATGCTCCCTGTTTGACAAGGCTGATGTGATTGTCGATGCCCTGCTGGGTATCGGTGCATCCGGGGAACTCCAGGAACCCTTGAAGACCTGCGTTGATCTGGCGAATGCATCGCACGCGAAGATTATCGCCGCTGATGTGCCGACGCCGGGCATGCGGGCAGATCGGATCTGCGCTTTCCACCGGGCAAAGGTTGCAGGTTCAACCGTGATCGATATCGGCATTCCTATTGAAGCCGAGTGTTTTGTGGGGCCCGGTGATCTTACACTCCTTCAGCCCCGTAAGGATAAGGCGCACAAAGGAGTCGGAGGTGAAGTGCTGGTGATTGGTGGCGGGCCGTACCAGGGGGCTCCCTATCTTGCCGGTCTCGGGGCATTGCGGGCCGGTGCCGATATCGTCCGGATCGCGTCGCCGGTCTTTGAACCGGTGCCCGACCTGATCTTCGAACGGCTCGATGGAAAAAAGATTGGCGAGGAGCATATAGAACGCCTTATCGCCCTTGCGGAGCGGGCGGATGTGGTGGTCTGCGGCAACGGGCTAGGAACGGAGAGCCACGCAGTTGTAACGGCCATTGCCCCGCACTGCAAACGTGCGGTCTTTGATGCAGAAGCCCTCCGGCTCCCGCTGCCAGCTGCGAAGGGAGAGACGATCTATACTCCGCATGCCGGAGAATTTACCCGGATAACCGGCAAGACCCTGCCCGCTGATACGATCGGGCGTGCGACTATTGCCCGAAGTGCAGGAATCAGGGGCACGGTGCTGCTCAAGGGCCACATCGATGTGATCACGGATGGCACGCAGGTGCGGTTCAACCGGACCGGCAACCCTGCGATGACGGTGGGAGGAACGGGCGATGTGCTGGCAGGCATTGCCGGTGCCCTGCTCTGTCACCTGCCCGCGTTCGATGCTGCCTGTATAGCCGCGTACGTGAACGGCAGGGCCGGCGAACGGGTGGCAGCGGAACGCGGGGGCGGGATGCTGGCATCGGATCTCGTGGACCGGATCCCGGCGGAATTATTCAAAAATAGCACACAGGCAGAGTGA
- a CDS encoding phosphoesterase, which yields MGFCDDVKAAAEQIADAPGITIISHIDADGISCEAILSQAISRQGINVKSVFVRQLEPLTMPQVPSDNTLKVFSDLGAGQQNLFLERGFTEKEVLIVDHHVSQPCEREYTQVNCLPYGHERMSAAGVSYLIAKQLDPANTDLAKLAIVGNVGDMMAREKCGLVGPARDIIVEDGVRHKNVEVRKKDLNCYGTATRPVHLSLAYNDDPFIKGISNNPEGARQFLKKLGIQQQTESRRWYVWEEISQEEKRTIISALAEQLIANGDTLDRLFAETYGFPDETPRTPLRNAQEYATMLNACGRWSKPQIGGAILRGDRGTAYREAEHMLKNHRAIIRNLLEYIIDTGVKELENLQYLHVGGRYPDTIVGIGAGMALSKLNSNIPILVMCEVPEDTNLTKVSMRTTERVVERGVDLQQALNCASAEYGGGGGGHKIAAGAYIPKSAEEEFVIRVNRILGEQFAAAGSGNR from the coding sequence ATGGGTTTTTGCGATGATGTGAAAGCAGCCGCAGAGCAGATCGCGGATGCGCCCGGGATTACCATCATCTCGCACATCGACGCTGACGGTATCTCGTGCGAGGCGATCCTCTCGCAGGCTATCTCACGACAGGGAATTAATGTCAAATCGGTGTTTGTCCGGCAACTCGAGCCGCTGACCATGCCGCAGGTGCCTTCGGACAACACGCTCAAGGTCTTTTCCGATCTTGGTGCAGGTCAGCAGAACCTGTTTCTCGAACGCGGTTTTACGGAAAAAGAGGTCCTCATCGTGGACCACCACGTGAGCCAGCCCTGCGAACGGGAGTATACGCAGGTGAACTGCCTGCCTTACGGCCATGAACGGATGAGCGCTGCCGGGGTTTCGTACCTGATCGCAAAGCAGCTGGACCCGGCCAACACCGATCTCGCCAAGCTCGCGATTGTGGGGAACGTTGGCGACATGATGGCCCGGGAAAAGTGCGGGCTTGTCGGCCCAGCGCGTGACATCATTGTCGAAGACGGGGTGCGCCACAAGAACGTTGAGGTGCGCAAAAAGGATCTCAACTGCTACGGCACCGCCACGCGCCCGGTGCACTTGTCGCTTGCCTACAATGACGATCCGTTCATCAAGGGTATCAGCAACAATCCCGAAGGCGCCCGCCAGTTCTTAAAGAAACTCGGCATTCAGCAACAGACGGAAAGCCGGCGCTGGTATGTCTGGGAAGAGATCTCGCAGGAGGAGAAACGGACGATCATCTCCGCTCTTGCCGAGCAGCTGATCGCAAACGGGGATACGTTGGACCGGCTCTTTGCCGAAACCTACGGGTTCCCGGATGAAACTCCCCGCACACCGCTGCGCAATGCACAGGAGTATGCCACCATGCTCAATGCCTGCGGGCGCTGGTCCAAGCCCCAGATCGGGGGGGCGATTCTTCGCGGGGATCGCGGCACTGCCTACCGCGAAGCCGAGCACATGCTGAAGAACCACCGGGCAATCATCCGCAACCTGCTGGAGTATATCATCGATACGGGAGTAAAAGAACTCGAAAATCTCCAGTATCTCCACGTGGGAGGGCGCTACCCGGATACGATTGTCGGTATCGGGGCCGGCATGGCGCTCTCGAAGCTCAACAGCAACATCCCCATCCTGGTCATGTGCGAGGTGCCCGAGGATACCAACCTCACGAAGGTGTCCATGCGGACTACCGAACGCGTGGTGGAACGGGGAGTCGATCTCCAGCAGGCGCTCAACTGTGCTTCGGCAGAGTACGGCGGCGGGGGCGGGGGCCATAAGATCGCGGCGGGCGCGTATATCCCGAAATCAGCAGAAGAGGAGTTTGTTATTCGTGTCAACAGGATACTCGGAGAACAGTTCGCTGCGGCGGGTTCAGGCAATCGCTGA
- a CDS encoding DNA-directed RNA polymerase subunit P — MASSYKCARCKQKVEIDVNVRCPYCGHRILFKERGAAIKEMKAR, encoded by the coding sequence ATGGCAAGTTCCTACAAATGTGCACGGTGCAAGCAGAAAGTTGAGATCGATGTCAACGTACGGTGCCCATACTGTGGACACCGTATTCTTTTCAAGGAACGTGGCGCGGCTATCAAAGAAATGAAAGCCAGGTAA
- a CDS encoding ribosome assembly factor SBDS: protein MIPLEKSTVARLESFGERFEILVDPDKAALVRQGQPIEIEDVVAALNVFSNTSKATRAPDEALIKVFHTTDFETIARRIIEKGEIHLTSDQRKHMIEEKRRQVVNFIARNAVNPQTGHPHPPHRIEMAMEEARVNIDPFKHLDELVKETVKALRPLLPIRFEELRLAIRIPADYAAKAYGDIAAGCTMEKDEWQKDGSWVCVVRIPAGIQSDFYDLINKLSKGEGQVKILNQVY from the coding sequence ATGATACCGCTCGAAAAGTCCACGGTTGCGCGCCTCGAAAGTTTCGGGGAGCGCTTCGAGATCCTCGTTGACCCCGACAAGGCCGCACTGGTTCGGCAGGGTCAGCCTATTGAGATCGAGGATGTAGTTGCAGCCCTCAATGTGTTCAGCAATACCTCCAAGGCGACCCGCGCTCCCGATGAGGCACTCATAAAAGTTTTCCATACTACGGACTTCGAGACGATCGCGCGGCGTATCATAGAGAAAGGCGAGATTCATCTCACCTCTGACCAGCGCAAGCACATGATTGAAGAGAAGCGCCGCCAGGTGGTTAATTTTATTGCGCGCAATGCGGTCAACCCGCAGACCGGGCACCCGCACCCCCCGCACCGGATCGAGATGGCAATGGAAGAAGCGCGCGTCAATATCGATCCGTTCAAGCATCTTGACGAGCTGGTCAAAGAGACGGTGAAAGCATTACGCCCTCTTCTGCCGATCCGGTTCGAGGAACTCCGGCTCGCCATCAGGATTCCGGCAGATTATGCAGCGAAAGCCTATGGGGATATTGCAGCCGGCTGCACTATGGAAAAGGACGAGTGGCAGAAGGATGGTTCATGGGTCTGCGTGGTACGTATCCCTGCCGGGATCCAGAGCGATTTTTACGATCTCATCAATAAACTCTCCAAAGGCGAGGGTCAGGTGAAGATCCTCAATCAAGTATATTAA
- a CDS encoding 50S ribosomal protein L15e: MVKSMYAFVREAWKVPAKSGVKELLWNRMQEWRREGSVVRVERPTRIDRARTLGYKAKQGIAVCRVQVRRGGRRASRYVRARRTAAMGKNSKTMGKSIQRIAEERASKKFPNMEVLNSYWVGQDGKLKYYEVIMVDGHHPSIRADKNLAWMANATHRGRAERGKTSAGRKGRGMRCKGIGTEKCRPSIRSNANQGK, from the coding sequence ATGGTAAAATCGATGTACGCCTTCGTAAGGGAGGCATGGAAAGTACCCGCAAAGAGTGGAGTGAAAGAACTCCTCTGGAACCGCATGCAGGAATGGCGCCGTGAAGGCAGCGTTGTCCGCGTTGAGCGCCCGACCCGTATCGACCGCGCCCGCACCCTCGGCTACAAGGCCAAGCAGGGTATTGCCGTCTGCCGTGTCCAGGTCCGCCGTGGTGGCCGCAGGGCATCAAGGTATGTCCGTGCACGCCGCACAGCAGCAATGGGCAAGAACAGCAAGACAATGGGAAAGAGCATCCAGCGTATTGCAGAAGAGCGCGCGTCTAAGAAATTCCCCAACATGGAAGTGCTGAACTCCTACTGGGTAGGACAGGACGGGAAGCTCAAATACTACGAAGTCATCATGGTTGACGGTCACCACCCCTCGATCCGTGCCGACAAGAACCTTGCATGGATGGCAAATGCCACCCACCGCGGTCGTGCAGAGCGCGGAAAGACCTCAGCCGGTCGCAAGGGTCGTGGTATGAGGTGCAAGGGTATCGGAACCGAAAAATGCCGGCCGAGCATCCGTTCCAACGCGAACCAGGGCAAATAA
- a CDS encoding cyclic pyranopterin monophosphate synthase MoaC, which produces MVEFTHIQDDKAQMVDISGKGDVVREAVAAGKIYLRPVTLGAIREGTVVKGNVLATARVAATLAVKNTPNLIPMCHSIPISAISVDFSDGDGFIEASVRVKCTGKTGVEMEALTGVSVALLTIWDMVKSAEKDADGQYPVTRIEDIRVIEKKKGK; this is translated from the coding sequence ATGGTCGAGTTTACCCATATTCAGGACGACAAGGCACAGATGGTGGATATCAGCGGCAAGGGCGATGTGGTGCGGGAAGCCGTGGCAGCCGGCAAGATTTACCTGCGGCCGGTCACGCTTGGTGCAATTCGCGAGGGGACAGTTGTCAAGGGCAATGTGCTCGCTACTGCCCGGGTGGCAGCGACGCTTGCGGTGAAGAACACGCCGAACCTGATCCCGATGTGCCATTCCATTCCTATCAGTGCGATTTCTGTGGATTTCTCTGACGGGGATGGGTTCATTGAGGCCAGTGTGCGGGTGAAATGTACCGGAAAGACCGGGGTTGAGATGGAGGCGCTGACGGGGGTGTCTGTCGCTTTGCTCACCATATGGGACATGGTGAAGTCTGCGGAGAAGGATGCGGACGGGCAGTACCCGGTCACCCGGATTGAGGATATCCGGGTGATTGAGAAGAAGAAGGGGAAGTGA
- a CDS encoding ribonuclease P — translation MSVRPPTLREKRRYILARIEPVGIPLEQKDLYYAIADATTSLWGDATTAIITPAVVALESGYVVVRCRRGTERELAIALSTVTACRDVRISLHIIAASGTIESLRSRFRKKGPHKKEAGPAPAGNGTGEEPVLPECTFAKKTFLIVQCNGQKVDVIEKGFKNANRLFLTKDDLEDLNATTISDRI, via the coding sequence ATGAGCGTCCGGCCGCCCACCCTGCGCGAGAAGCGCCGGTATATTCTTGCACGGATCGAACCTGTTGGGATCCCGCTTGAGCAGAAAGACCTGTATTACGCGATTGCGGATGCAACCACATCGCTCTGGGGCGATGCAACAACCGCCATCATTACCCCGGCGGTTGTTGCGCTCGAATCCGGTTATGTGGTGGTCCGGTGTCGGCGGGGAACCGAACGGGAGCTCGCGATTGCGCTCTCGACTGTCACTGCGTGCCGGGATGTACGCATCAGCCTGCATATTATCGCCGCTTCCGGCACCATCGAGAGCCTGCGCTCCCGCTTCCGGAAGAAAGGGCCGCACAAGAAGGAGGCAGGACCAGCACCTGCCGGCAATGGTACGGGAGAAGAACCCGTGCTGCCGGAGTGCACGTTTGCAAAAAAGACTTTCCTGATCGTGCAGTGTAACGGTCAGAAGGTTGATGTGATTGAAAAGGGATTTAAAAATGCAAACCGATTGTTCTTAACAAAAGATGATCTGGAGGATTTGAATGCAACCACAATATCAGACAGGATATGA
- a CDS encoding protein-L-isoaspartate carboxylmethyltransferase: MIEPGDRVLLAGEGREFWVKAGPGKLGTDKGQIELESIVGKSGGDIITTHSGAEFTIRIPRPTDFFAYGKRSGAPMLPKDIGLVIAYTGMNHNDDVLDAGTGSGIAAIYFGGVANTVKTYEVRPEFSTLAMKNITESKLTNVEAVAADFLAAEGSYDVVHLDLQIQPEHVRHAFTLLRSGGYLACYTPFIEQMSIVVDEATPLFREVHTHELIEREMTRSKRGTRPSTSVSHSGYVTIARK, translated from the coding sequence ATGATTGAGCCGGGCGATCGTGTTCTGCTCGCAGGCGAGGGCAGGGAATTCTGGGTCAAGGCTGGGCCGGGAAAACTCGGTACTGACAAGGGCCAGATCGAGCTCGAATCCATTGTCGGTAAATCCGGCGGGGATATCATTACCACCCATAGCGGTGCAGAGTTTACCATCCGCATCCCACGTCCAACCGATTTTTTCGCGTATGGCAAGCGGTCAGGCGCCCCGATGCTCCCGAAAGATATCGGGCTGGTCATTGCATATACCGGCATGAACCACAATGATGATGTGCTCGATGCCGGCACCGGCAGCGGGATTGCCGCGATCTACTTTGGCGGTGTGGCTAATACCGTAAAGACCTATGAGGTCCGGCCGGAGTTCTCCACGCTCGCGATGAAGAATATCACCGAGTCGAAACTCACCAATGTGGAAGCAGTTGCCGCAGATTTCCTTGCAGCAGAAGGGAGTTATGATGTGGTGCACCTCGATCTCCAGATCCAGCCCGAGCACGTGCGGCACGCGTTCACGCTGCTGCGTTCAGGCGGGTATCTCGCGTGTTACACCCCGTTCATAGAGCAGATGTCAATTGTGGTCGATGAAGCGACCCCGCTGTTCCGTGAGGTGCATACTCATGAGCTGATCGAGCGGGAGATGACGCGGTCCAAGCGGGGGACCCGGCCGTCCACCTCGGTGAGTCACTCGGGGTATGTGACGATCGCAAGGAAGTAA
- a CDS encoding pseudouridine synthase, protein MSTGYSENSSLRRVQAIADHQFGGLAGTGLFPEGCEFIYSTTGRIRQIGFGGVRLATVRASDGRLTLGIEGAKRLQACLPAPAYRVVIKDDVAEFVAKGKNAFAKHVVAADPVIRAGDDVMVVASEDRLIACGAAVVSGTEMLAFNYGVAVRVRQGSEKDASGKYQSTPDEGDDEEARHECRAD, encoded by the coding sequence GTGTCAACAGGATACTCGGAGAACAGTTCGCTGCGGCGGGTTCAGGCAATCGCTGATCACCAGTTCGGCGGGCTGGCAGGAACGGGACTCTTTCCCGAAGGCTGCGAGTTCATCTACTCTACCACCGGGCGTATCCGGCAGATCGGGTTTGGCGGGGTGCGCCTTGCAACCGTCCGGGCATCGGACGGCAGGCTCACGCTGGGCATCGAAGGCGCAAAACGCCTCCAGGCCTGCCTGCCGGCCCCGGCCTACCGGGTAGTCATCAAGGATGATGTCGCAGAGTTCGTGGCAAAGGGTAAGAATGCGTTTGCAAAACACGTGGTCGCAGCCGACCCGGTAATCCGCGCGGGCGATGACGTCATGGTCGTTGCAAGCGAAGATCGCCTGATTGCCTGCGGCGCTGCGGTTGTTTCAGGCACAGAGATGCTTGCATTTAATTATGGAGTAGCCGTAAGAGTACGGCAGGGTAGTGAAAAAGATGCTTCCGGGAAATATCAATCCACGCCAGATGAAGGCGATGATGAAGAAGCTCGGCATGAATGTCGAGCCGATTGA
- a CDS encoding prefoldin subunit beta: MNNISPKVQNQLGMLQQIQQQLQNILQQKAQYEMAVREAKRAQEEITDAAEDAVMYMSVGTIMMQKKKDVVNAKLTEKVETLELRIKSLEKQEKMLAGKFEQMQAQIKAALEGKSAPSAA; this comes from the coding sequence ATGAACAATATATCACCCAAAGTACAGAACCAGCTGGGCATGCTCCAGCAGATCCAGCAACAGCTCCAGAACATCCTCCAGCAGAAGGCCCAGTACGAGATGGCCGTACGCGAAGCCAAACGTGCCCAGGAAGAGATCACCGATGCTGCTGAGGATGCAGTCATGTACATGAGTGTTGGCACGATCATGATGCAGAAGAAGAAAGATGTCGTGAACGCAAAGCTGACCGAAAAGGTCGAGACCCTCGAGCTCCGCATCAAATCCTTAGAAAAACAGGAAAAGATGCTGGCCGGCAAGTTCGAGCAGATGCAGGCCCAGATCAAGGCAGCACTCGAAGGCAAGAGTGCCCCGTCAGCGGCATAA